In Bacteroidota bacterium, one genomic interval encodes:
- a CDS encoding cobalamin B12-binding domain-containing protein produces the protein MNRPIRVLVAKVGLDGHDRGAKVIASFLRDAGMEVIYTGLRQTPEMVVNAALQEDVDAIGVSILSGAHMTVFPKIQTLMKEKGLNDVLLTGGGIIPDADMKKLNEMGVGRLFPPGTDTKTIVDYITGYVQEHRRF, from the coding sequence ATGAATCGACCCATACGCGTGCTTGTAGCTAAGGTAGGGCTCGACGGCCATGACCGGGGAGCTAAGGTAATTGCGTCGTTCCTGCGCGATGCGGGGATGGAAGTAATTTACACCGGGTTGCGGCAAACACCCGAAATGGTGGTGAATGCGGCGTTGCAGGAAGATGTGGATGCCATTGGGGTGAGCATTCTTTCGGGTGCGCACATGACGGTTTTCCCGAAAATACAGACGTTAATGAAGGAGAAGGGGCTTAATGATGTGCTGCTTACCGGCGGCGGCATTATTCCCGATGCCGATATGAAAAAGCTGAATGAAATGGGTGTGGGCCGTTTGTTTCCGCCCGGCACCGATACCAAAACCATAGTGGATTATATTACCGGCTACGTGCAGGAGCACCGCCGTTTCTGA
- a CDS encoding homoserine dehydrogenase produces the protein MSNEKLSVALFGFGCVGQGLYDVLNHSEVFQADIARICVKDPAKERRVNSSLITFNKEDILGRNDIDVVVEMITDTDEAYRIVSRALSNGVNVVSASKKMLATYFSELHRLQEAHGTALIYEGSAGGSIPIIRTLEEYYDNELLSSIRGILNGTTNYILTRMELEGRDYADVLRDAQQSGFAEADPWSDVAGYDTMYKTLLLSIHAFGIVLKPEQILNLGIQHISFADIRYAREKGLRIRLIGYAAKAGDKFRVYVLPHFVKADDELYKVQYEYNGIEVEGAYSCKQTFTGKGAGSHPTGSAVLSDISALTYNYKYAYKKLNKLRRLKEEQGQTGNDETLLDKDFTLKLYIRYQSKDELAGLDIRRVEEEYKSADVNFIIAEVGFQSLYTLRDNKAQKLFICVLA, from the coding sequence ATGAGTAACGAAAAACTCTCAGTAGCCCTTTTCGGGTTCGGATGCGTGGGGCAGGGGCTCTACGATGTGTTAAACCATTCAGAAGTATTTCAGGCTGATATTGCCCGTATTTGTGTGAAGGATCCGGCAAAGGAACGCCGGGTAAACAGTTCGCTGATTACCTTTAATAAAGAAGATATTCTGGGCCGCAACGATATTGACGTGGTGGTGGAAATGATTACCGATACCGATGAGGCCTACCGCATAGTAAGCAGGGCTTTAAGTAATGGTGTAAATGTGGTAAGTGCCAGCAAAAAAATGCTTGCTACCTATTTCAGCGAACTGCATCGTTTGCAGGAGGCGCATGGTACGGCGCTCATATACGAAGGATCGGCCGGAGGAAGTATTCCTATTATCCGCACACTCGAAGAGTATTACGATAATGAATTGCTGAGCAGCATACGCGGCATCCTCAACGGCACCACCAACTACATCCTCACGCGAATGGAACTTGAAGGCCGCGATTATGCGGATGTGCTCCGTGATGCCCAGCAAAGCGGTTTTGCCGAAGCGGATCCCTGGTCGGATGTGGCCGGATACGATACAATGTATAAAACACTGCTGCTGAGTATTCATGCCTTTGGTATTGTGCTTAAGCCCGAACAGATTCTTAATCTGGGCATCCAGCACATCAGCTTTGCCGATATCCGCTACGCCCGTGAAAAAGGGCTGCGCATACGTCTCATTGGCTATGCCGCAAAAGCAGGCGATAAATTCAGAGTTTACGTATTGCCGCATTTTGTAAAAGCCGATGATGAACTGTATAAAGTGCAATACGAATACAACGGCATTGAGGTAGAAGGCGCATACTCGTGCAAACAAACATTTACCGGTAAAGGCGCCGGAAGCCATCCCACCGGAAGCGCAGTACTGTCTGATATTTCGGCACTTACCTATAATTATAAGTATGCCTATAAAAAGCTCAACAAACTTCGACGGCTCAAAGAAGAACAGGGGCAAACCGGGAACGATGAAACGTTACTCGACAAAGACTTTACCCTCAAACTCTACATTCGCTATCAGTCGAAAGACGAACTCGCAGGGCTTGATATACGCCGCGTGGAAGAAGAGTATAAGTCGGCCGATGTAAATTTCATTATTGCTGAAGTGGGTTTTCAATCGCTTTATACTTTGCGTGATAACAAGGCTCAAAAACTCTTTATCTGTGTGCTGGCGTAG
- a CDS encoding helix-turn-helix transcriptional regulator produces the protein MKTQPDFDVLTSRLADASGALGELKAASDALENLTRELRDNQRLLEQILTHIPALVMMIDPANRSLKWANPQMESLLGWTAEEAIERGGAFFDAVLESEEQNRIADAANALADENQHVFQQICRMTNRFGDTLRFNSRFSVFERHANGMPKLLLCVALDITQQTETENELKALLRNMSSPEDDARVRSITRRELEVLQLIAQQYSTKQIADALHISIPTVETHRRNLLRKINVKNTAGLIRFAVEQRLIG, from the coding sequence ATGAAAACCCAACCTGATTTCGATGTACTGACATCGCGCCTGGCTGATGCCAGCGGTGCACTCGGTGAGCTGAAAGCTGCTTCTGACGCGCTCGAAAACCTGACCCGTGAATTGCGTGACAACCAGCGTTTGCTGGAGCAGATTTTAACGCATATTCCGGCACTGGTAATGATGATTGATCCGGCAAACCGAAGCCTGAAGTGGGCAAACCCGCAAATGGAATCATTGCTTGGCTGGACGGCTGAGGAAGCGATTGAACGTGGCGGTGCATTTTTTGATGCCGTGCTCGAAAGCGAGGAACAAAACCGTATTGCTGATGCAGCCAATGCACTTGCCGATGAAAATCAGCATGTGTTTCAGCAGATTTGCCGCATGACCAACCGTTTTGGCGATACACTCCGGTTCAACAGCCGTTTCAGTGTGTTTGAACGTCATGCCAACGGTATGCCCAAACTGCTGCTTTGCGTGGCGCTTGATATTACGCAGCAAACCGAAACGGAAAACGAACTCAAGGCGCTGCTGCGCAACATGAGTTCGCCCGAAGACGATGCCCGCGTGCGCAGCATCACCCGCCGCGAACTGGAAGTGCTTCAGCTCATTGCCCAGCAATACAGCACCAAGCAAATTGCCGATGCACTGCACATCAGCATTCCCACCGTGGAAACACACCGCCGCAATCTGCTGCGCAAAATCAACGTGAAAAACACAGCCGGTCTTATCCGCTTTGCAGTGGAACAGCGGCTCATCGGTTAA
- a CDS encoding polyprenyl synthetase family protein: MPNINDIKSPVAAEMEIFEQKFRQSMKSSVPLLDKITQYIVKRKGKQIRPMFVFLAAKLCGEINDSTYRAAALIELLHTATLVHDDVVDDSNMRRGFFSVNALWKNKIAVLVGDYLLSRGLLLSIDHNDFRLLHIVSNAVREMSEGELLQIEKARRLDIAEPVYFEIIRQKTASLIASCCACGAASVTDNEAVQKQMQEFGELTGIAFQIKDDLFDYGDPAEQGQIGKPTGIDIKEKKMTLPLIFALHNATAPERRRIINIIKNHNEDPRKVEDVVAFVHKSGGIQYATEKMYDYRRRALDILNTFPDGPARKALNDLLIFTTERRK, from the coding sequence ATGCCGAATATCAACGACATCAAATCGCCGGTTGCTGCCGAAATGGAAATTTTCGAGCAGAAGTTCCGGCAGTCGATGAAAAGTTCGGTGCCGCTGCTCGATAAGATTACCCAGTACATCGTAAAACGCAAGGGCAAACAAATCAGACCCATGTTTGTGTTTCTGGCGGCCAAGCTTTGCGGAGAGATCAACGACTCTACGTATCGTGCAGCGGCGCTTATTGAACTGCTGCACACGGCCACACTGGTACATGATGATGTAGTGGATGACTCGAACATGCGGCGCGGCTTTTTCTCTGTAAACGCACTCTGGAAAAACAAAATAGCCGTGCTCGTGGGCGATTATCTCCTCTCGCGCGGCTTGTTGCTTTCCATTGATCACAACGACTTCAGACTGCTGCACATTGTATCCAACGCCGTGCGTGAAATGAGCGAGGGCGAACTGCTGCAGATTGAAAAGGCACGCCGCCTGGATATTGCCGAGCCGGTTTACTTCGAAATCATTCGCCAGAAAACAGCTTCACTCATTGCCTCCTGTTGCGCCTGCGGAGCTGCCAGTGTAACCGACAACGAGGCCGTGCAGAAACAAATGCAGGAGTTTGGTGAGCTCACCGGCATTGCTTTCCAGATTAAAGACGATTTGTTTGACTATGGCGATCCCGCCGAACAAGGGCAGATTGGAAAACCCACCGGCATCGACATTAAAGAGAAAAAAATGACCCTGCCGCTCATTTTTGCACTCCACAATGCCACCGCACCTGAGCGCCGCCGCATTATCAACATCATAAAAAACCACAACGAAGATCCCCGCAAAGTGGAAGACGTAGTGGCCTTTGTACACAAAAGCGGCGGCATACAATACGCTACCGAAAAAATGTACGATTACCGCCGCCGCGCACTCGATATTCTCAACACTTTCCCCGACGGCCCTGCCCGCAAGGCCCTCAACGACCTGCTCATCTTTACCACTGAGCGCCGTAAGTAA